From one Gossypium hirsutum isolate 1008001.06 chromosome D08, Gossypium_hirsutum_v2.1, whole genome shotgun sequence genomic stretch:
- the LOC107900771 gene encoding F-box/WD-40 repeat-containing protein At3g52030 isoform X2: protein MIYFVSSSPSSTSSTSFAALPFANPVIRKSELLQVLYFKLRRDSGESTSSGQRKSMEFGLQEVAMKYHRLCLQRGRIDIHRWKAHSVGVDQCRMKMGLLLTGVGDKVMRLWSLDSYKCEEEYYIPDTASLVDFDFDESKIVGLLGSRVGIWTRNGKRSIFPSREGTFSKGLCVRYIDPDAVIGCEDGTARVFDMYSRTCSRIIKMHAGPVTCLALSDDELILSGSSLGSVSISDLASDQRVARLRSTDSAGIRTLCFNPCSHLVFAGTTVGYTYCWDLRTMKSLWETRISSNVLYSLSYLRSDNSTLAVGGIDGVLRVLNQNTGEVLSRCLIDDERPISSTRNMHAFIEKKKGIRLPEDAEVDRIPRTCRPPITCLSVGMKKVVTAHNSKYIRMWEFNM, encoded by the exons ATGATATACTTTGTATCATCTTCTCCTTCCTCGACGTCTTCGACCTCGTTCGCTGCACTGCCGTTTGCAAATCCTG TCATTAGAAAGTCTGAGTTATTGCAAGTATTGTATTTCAAGCTGCGGCGGGATTCTGGTGAGTCTACTTCTTCAGGGCAACGGAAATCAATGGAATTTGGTCTACAAGAAGTAGCCATGAAGTATCATAGGCTATGTTTACAAAGAGGTCGCATCGACATTCATCGGTGGAAAGCTCACTCAGTCGG GGTTGATCAGTGCCGGATGAAGATGGGCTTACTTCTCACCGGCGTTGGTGACAAG GTCATGCGTCTTTGGTCTTTGGACAGCTACAAATGTGAGGAAGAATATTACATTCCTGATACTGCCTCCCTAGTGGACTTTGATTTCGATGAGAGCAAG ATTGTTGGCTTGCTTGGTAGCCGTGTCGGTATATGGACACGTAATGGGAAAAGAAGTATATTTCCCTCGCGAGAAGGCACATTCTCAAAAGGTTTATGTGTGCG GTACATTGATCCAGATGCTGTCATTGGATGTGAGGATGGAACTGCTCGTGTATTTGACATGTACAGCCGGACATGTTCACGAATTATCAA GATGCATGCTGGCCCTGTAACATGCTTAGCTCTGAGTGATGATGAGTTGATTCTCAGTGGGAGCTCTCTTGGTAGTGTCTCAATATCTGATCTTGCATCCGATCAGCGGGTAGCTAGACTGAGGTCAACTGACTCGGCAG GCATAAGGACCCTGTGTTTCAACCCTTGTTCTCATTTAGTGTTTGCAGGGACAACAGTTGGATATACATATTGTTGGGACCTTAG GACCATGAAATCTTTGTGGGAGACACGAATAAGTTCAAATGTTCTGTATTCCTTGAGCTACTTGCGGAGTGATAATTCAACCTTGGCTGTTGGTGGAATAGATGGTGTGCTTCGAGTTTTAAATCAGAACACAGGCGAAGTTCTTTCAAGATGTCTCATAGATGATGAGAGGCCGATAAGTTCCACTAGAAATATGCACGCCTTCattgagaaaaagaaaggaataaGGCTACCAGAAGATGCCGAAGTTGACCGGATACCTAGAACATGTCGACCTCCCATAACATGCTTGTCAGTTGGGATGAAAAAAGTTGTCACTGCACATAATAGCAAGTACATTAGGATGTGGGAATTCAACATGTAA
- the LOC107900771 gene encoding F-box/WD-40 repeat-containing protein At3g52030 isoform X1, with translation MEHGPSGGSTAMRRRSGVRGGARMECLEHDILCIIFSFLDVFDLVRCTAVCKSWNAVIRKSELLQVLYFKLRRDSGESTSSGQRKSMEFGLQEVAMKYHRLCLQRGRIDIHRWKAHSVGVDQCRMKMGLLLTGVGDKVMRLWSLDSYKCEEEYYIPDTASLVDFDFDESKIVGLLGSRVGIWTRNGKRSIFPSREGTFSKGLCVRYIDPDAVIGCEDGTARVFDMYSRTCSRIIKMHAGPVTCLALSDDELILSGSSLGSVSISDLASDQRVARLRSTDSAGIRTLCFNPCSHLVFAGTTVGYTYCWDLRTMKSLWETRISSNVLYSLSYLRSDNSTLAVGGIDGVLRVLNQNTGEVLSRCLIDDERPISSTRNMHAFIEKKKGIRLPEDAEVDRIPRTCRPPITCLSVGMKKVVTAHNSKYIRMWEFNM, from the exons ATGGAACACGGACCGTCGGGCGGTTCGACGGCGATGAGAAGAAGAAGTGGCGTGAGAGGTGGGGCAAGGATGGAGTGCCTCGAACATGATATACTTTGTATCATCTTCTCCTTCCTCGACGTCTTCGACCTCGTTCGCTGCACTGCCGTTTGCAAATCCTG gAATGCAGTCATTAGAAAGTCTGAGTTATTGCAAGTATTGTATTTCAAGCTGCGGCGGGATTCTGGTGAGTCTACTTCTTCAGGGCAACGGAAATCAATGGAATTTGGTCTACAAGAAGTAGCCATGAAGTATCATAGGCTATGTTTACAAAGAGGTCGCATCGACATTCATCGGTGGAAAGCTCACTCAGTCGG GGTTGATCAGTGCCGGATGAAGATGGGCTTACTTCTCACCGGCGTTGGTGACAAG GTCATGCGTCTTTGGTCTTTGGACAGCTACAAATGTGAGGAAGAATATTACATTCCTGATACTGCCTCCCTAGTGGACTTTGATTTCGATGAGAGCAAG ATTGTTGGCTTGCTTGGTAGCCGTGTCGGTATATGGACACGTAATGGGAAAAGAAGTATATTTCCCTCGCGAGAAGGCACATTCTCAAAAGGTTTATGTGTGCG GTACATTGATCCAGATGCTGTCATTGGATGTGAGGATGGAACTGCTCGTGTATTTGACATGTACAGCCGGACATGTTCACGAATTATCAA GATGCATGCTGGCCCTGTAACATGCTTAGCTCTGAGTGATGATGAGTTGATTCTCAGTGGGAGCTCTCTTGGTAGTGTCTCAATATCTGATCTTGCATCCGATCAGCGGGTAGCTAGACTGAGGTCAACTGACTCGGCAG GCATAAGGACCCTGTGTTTCAACCCTTGTTCTCATTTAGTGTTTGCAGGGACAACAGTTGGATATACATATTGTTGGGACCTTAG GACCATGAAATCTTTGTGGGAGACACGAATAAGTTCAAATGTTCTGTATTCCTTGAGCTACTTGCGGAGTGATAATTCAACCTTGGCTGTTGGTGGAATAGATGGTGTGCTTCGAGTTTTAAATCAGAACACAGGCGAAGTTCTTTCAAGATGTCTCATAGATGATGAGAGGCCGATAAGTTCCACTAGAAATATGCACGCCTTCattgagaaaaagaaaggaataaGGCTACCAGAAGATGCCGAAGTTGACCGGATACCTAGAACATGTCGACCTCCCATAACATGCTTGTCAGTTGGGATGAAAAAAGTTGTCACTGCACATAATAGCAAGTACATTAGGATGTGGGAATTCAACATGTAA